One genomic window of Struthio camelus isolate bStrCam1 chromosome 1, bStrCam1.hap1, whole genome shotgun sequence includes the following:
- the PRPS2 gene encoding ribose-phosphate pyrophosphokinase 2 isoform X3 — translation MELLIMINACKIASSSRVTAVIPCFPYARQDKKDKKGAVERWSRAPISAKLVANMLSVAGADHIITMDLHASQIQGFFDIPVDNLYAEPAVLQWIKENIMEWRNCIIVSPDAGGAKRVTSIADRLNVEFALIHKERKKANEVDRMVLVGDVKDRVAILVDDMADTCGTICHAADKLVSAGATKVYAILTHGIFSGPAISRINNAAFEAVVVTNTIPQEEKMKHCPKIQVIDISMILAEAIRRTHNGESVSYLFSHVPL, via the exons ATGGAATTACTCATCATGATCAATGCTTGCAAGATTGCATCATCCTCCAGAGTGACTGCAGTAATTCCATGTTTTCCATATGCCAGGCAAGATAAGAAAGACAAG AAGGGGGCCGTGGAGCGTTGG AGTCGTGCTCCAATCTCTGCAAAACTTGTTGCCAATATGCTGTCAGTTGCGGGAGCTGACCATATCATCACTATGGACTTGCATGCTTCTCAAATACAG GGTTTCTTTGACATTCCAGTAGATAACCTATATGCAGAACCTGCAGTGCTGCAATGGATAAAAGAGAACATTATGGAGTGGAGAAACTGTATCATAGTCTCGCCTGATGCAGGTGGTGCAAAAAG GGTTACTTCAATTGCTGACAGACTGAATGTGGAATTTGCTCTCATTCATAAGGAAcggaagaaagcaaatgaagtaGACAGAATGGTCTTAGTTGGTGATGTGAAAGACAGAGTAGCTATTCTTGTTGATGATATGGCTGACACATGTGGCACGATATGTCATGCAGCAGACAA GTTAGTGTCTGCTGGAGCCACTAAAGTTTATGCTATCCTCACTCATGGAATCTTTTCTGGTCCTGCTATTTCTCGGATTAATAATGCAGCATTTGAGGCTGTTGTGGTAACGAATACAATCCcccaagaagagaaaatgaaacactgcCCCAAAATTCAG gTTATTGACATTTCTATGATCCTGGCTGAGGCAATTCGAAGAACACACAACGGCGAATCTGTGTCTTACCTGTTCAGTCATGTTCCCTTATAA